One region of Saliniramus fredricksonii genomic DNA includes:
- a CDS encoding metal ABC transporter permease: MIAAFFESIPAMIMLTGVLVGAASSLIGVFLVLRGSAMLTDAISHAIVFGIVVVWLATSRLTGPVQLIGAGLAGLLTVALSEALARSRLVKMDAAIGLVFPALFAAGILLITLFARDVHLDTQTVLLGEIAFVWMNTVPILGVEVPVTVLSLAAVFAANLGFVVLLWKELKIAIFDPALAAALGFAPGVIFYALLALTSVTAVAAFDAVGAILFVAFVITPPATAVLLTRRLVRMVVLAVAISVASCVLGYFLALSLDVSIGGSMAAMTGVFFALALLFSPHQGLIAQGFRRRQQKLDHDCVALVVHLHTHEDTPVMARENTPQALTEHLQWRPQRARAVILRALDRDLITRDAALLRLTPKGSAMGAALADPAARRVEAGGPHSDWL; this comes from the coding sequence ATGATCGCGGCCTTCTTCGAGAGCATTCCGGCGATGATCATGCTGACCGGTGTGCTGGTTGGCGCCGCCTCCTCGCTGATCGGCGTGTTTCTGGTGTTGCGCGGTTCGGCCATGCTCACCGATGCAATCAGCCATGCCATCGTCTTCGGCATCGTCGTGGTCTGGCTCGCCACAAGCCGGCTCACCGGCCCGGTCCAGCTGATCGGGGCGGGTCTCGCCGGATTGCTGACGGTGGCGCTCTCCGAAGCGCTGGCGCGCTCGCGGCTGGTAAAGATGGATGCGGCGATCGGGCTCGTCTTTCCCGCGCTGTTTGCCGCCGGCATCCTGCTCATCACCCTGTTTGCCCGCGACGTGCATCTCGATACCCAGACCGTGCTGCTCGGCGAGATCGCCTTCGTCTGGATGAATACGGTGCCCATCCTCGGGGTAGAGGTCCCTGTGACGGTGCTGAGCCTCGCGGCGGTTTTCGCAGCCAATCTCGGTTTCGTCGTGCTGTTGTGGAAGGAACTGAAGATCGCGATCTTCGATCCGGCTCTGGCAGCCGCGCTCGGATTTGCACCGGGGGTGATCTTCTACGCCCTGCTGGCCCTGACCAGCGTCACCGCCGTGGCCGCCTTCGATGCGGTCGGCGCCATTCTCTTCGTGGCTTTCGTGATCACGCCCCCGGCAACCGCCGTGTTGCTGACCCGCCGACTGGTGCGGATGGTGGTACTGGCGGTGGCGATTTCCGTGGCATCATGCGTGCTGGGTTATTTCCTTGCGCTTTCCCTCGACGTCTCGATCGGCGGTTCGATGGCGGCGATGACGGGGGTGTTCTTCGCCCTGGCACTGCTGTTCTCGCCGCATCAGGGGCTGATCGCCCAGGGCTTCCGGCGCAGGCAGCAAAAGCTCGATCATGATTGCGTCGCCCTTGTGGTGCATCTCCACACCCATGAGGACACCCCCGTCATGGCGCGCGAGAACACCCCACAGGCGCTGACAGAGCATCTGCAATGGCGCCCGCAGCGGGCACGCGCCGTGATCCTGCGTGCCCTCGACCGCGACCTGATCACCCGCGATGCCGCCCTGCTGCGGCTGACGCCGAAAGGCTCGGCAATGGGCGCGGCCCTGGCCGACCCGGCTGCGCGCCGGGTCGAAGCGGGGGGGCCTCACAGTGACTGGTTATAG
- a CDS encoding metal ABC transporter permease — translation MTSLVDLLQSSIVQTVALGAAILGLVSGVLGCFAVLRRQSLMGDTLSHAALPGVCLGFIIAGSRDLGAILAGAFIVGALAALTVMLIIRRTRLKTDAALGVVLSVYFAVGIMLLTWLQGRPGTGQAGLSSFLFGQAAAILREDLWLMGGITLVALSLVTALWKEFKLVSFDPDYARAQGFPVVALEAALTVMVALAIVVGLQLVGVILMVAMLIAPAAAARQWVRSLGGMVVLAAFFGMISGVSGAMISASGRGLATGPLVVLIASAIVLISILLAPRRGLVRRWRDARRQRRELAARRVLMSVHGLAQAHGNRDYKAEAGMLDTLHGASTRHALAELARDGLVREVTHAPETSPHWQLTEAGHARAQGNLGMPDEAGQRLDADARPPQDAAETKS, via the coding sequence ATGACGAGTCTGGTCGACCTCCTGCAAAGCAGCATCGTGCAAACCGTCGCGCTCGGCGCGGCGATCCTCGGCCTCGTCAGCGGCGTTCTGGGCTGCTTTGCCGTGCTGCGCCGCCAGAGTCTCATGGGCGACACGCTCAGCCATGCGGCGCTGCCGGGCGTCTGTCTCGGTTTCATCATCGCCGGCTCCCGCGATCTTGGAGCGATCCTCGCCGGCGCCTTCATCGTCGGCGCGCTGGCCGCACTGACGGTGATGCTGATCATCCGCCGCACCAGGCTGAAGACCGATGCCGCGCTCGGCGTCGTGCTCAGCGTCTATTTCGCGGTCGGCATCATGCTCCTGACCTGGCTCCAGGGGCGGCCCGGAACCGGCCAGGCGGGACTGTCGAGCTTTCTCTTCGGCCAGGCGGCGGCGATCCTGCGCGAGGATCTGTGGCTGATGGGCGGGATCACCCTGGTCGCCCTGTCCCTGGTGACGGCGTTGTGGAAGGAGTTCAAGCTCGTCTCCTTCGATCCCGATTACGCCCGCGCCCAGGGCTTTCCCGTGGTCGCGCTCGAAGCCGCGCTGACGGTGATGGTGGCGCTCGCCATTGTCGTCGGGCTGCAACTCGTCGGCGTGATCCTGATGGTGGCGATGCTGATCGCGCCTGCCGCCGCCGCGCGACAATGGGTGCGCAGCCTCGGTGGCATGGTGGTGCTCGCCGCATTCTTCGGCATGATTTCGGGGGTGAGCGGCGCCATGATCAGCGCCTCTGGACGCGGCCTCGCCACGGGGCCGCTGGTGGTGCTGATCGCCAGTGCGATCGTGCTGATCTCGATCCTGCTGGCACCGCGTCGCGGACTGGTGCGGCGCTGGCGCGATGCACGCCGCCAAAGGCGCGAACTCGCGGCACGGCGCGTGCTGATGTCGGTGCACGGGCTTGCGCAGGCGCATGGCAACCGCGATTACAAGGCCGAAGCGGGCATGCTCGACACCCTGCACGGCGCCTCCACCCGCCACGCCCTCGCCGAGCTCGCGCGCGACGGGCTGGTGCGGGAAGTCACCCATGCGCCCGAGACCAGCCCCCACTGGCAGCTCACCGAGGCGGGACATGCCCGCGCCCAAGGGAATCTGGGTATGCCGGACGAGGCCGGGCAGAGGCTCGATGCGGACGCCCGTCCGCCGCAGGATGCTGCGGAGACGAAGTCATGA
- a CDS encoding metal ABC transporter solute-binding protein, Zn/Mn family: MRSLPLLAPLALAPLALAPLALASLALATTFLAPQRAAAQDEPVRVLTTVEMIADVGRNIAGSCAEVEALLGPGVDPHDYIATASDVAQLGEADLILYVDFALEEQLASVLERLSARRPTIGVLAAAIDPADLVDDPEEPGQADPHVWMDASLWARIAPVIGDAIIEQRPACAEAINARVDAYTVQLQALYDWAGESIATIPRDQRRLVTAHDAFEYFANAYGMEASEAIEGISTASEASIGDIREVADYVIDNNIAAVFVETTVSPRTIEALVQEVRARGGRIEIGGALYSDAMGERGTVGGTYIGMIYENAMLITQALGGTPAPLPEALADWAREWNIAQ; the protein is encoded by the coding sequence ATGCGCAGCCTCCCCTTGCTCGCCCCCCTTGCCCTCGCCCCCCTTGCCCTCGCCCCCCTTGCCCTCGCCAGCCTTGCCCTCGCCACCACCTTCCTTGCGCCACAGCGTGCGGCAGCGCAAGACGAGCCGGTCCGCGTTCTCACCACGGTCGAGATGATCGCCGATGTGGGACGCAACATTGCCGGCAGTTGCGCCGAGGTCGAAGCGCTGCTCGGACCCGGCGTCGATCCGCATGACTATATCGCCACCGCCTCCGACGTGGCGCAACTCGGCGAGGCCGACCTCATTCTCTATGTGGATTTCGCCCTTGAGGAACAGCTGGCCTCGGTGCTCGAGCGCCTCTCCGCGCGTCGCCCTACCATCGGCGTCCTCGCCGCCGCGATCGATCCGGCGGATCTGGTCGATGATCCCGAGGAGCCCGGCCAGGCCGATCCGCATGTCTGGATGGATGCGAGCCTCTGGGCGCGGATCGCGCCGGTGATCGGTGATGCGATCATCGAACAGCGCCCCGCTTGCGCCGAAGCGATCAACGCGCGCGTCGATGCCTATACGGTTCAGTTGCAGGCACTCTACGACTGGGCCGGCGAGAGCATCGCCACCATCCCCCGGGATCAGCGCCGTCTGGTCACCGCTCATGACGCGTTCGAGTATTTCGCCAACGCATACGGCATGGAGGCGAGCGAGGCCATCGAGGGAATCTCGACCGCCTCGGAGGCGAGTATCGGCGATATCCGGGAGGTGGCCGATTACGTCATCGACAACAATATCGCCGCCGTCTTCGTCGAGACCACCGTGTCCCCGCGCACCATCGAAGCGCTGGTCCAGGAGGTGCGGGCACGCGGCGGTCGGATCGAGATCGGCGGCGCGCTCTATTCCGATGCGATGGGTGAACGGGGAACCGTCGGCGGGACCTATATCGGCATGATCTACGAGAATGCCATGCTGATCACGCAGGCGCTCGGCGGCACCCCGGCACCGCTGCCTGAAGCTCTGGCGGACTGGGCGCGGGAATGGAATATCGCGCAATGA
- the miaB gene encoding tRNA (N6-isopentenyl adenosine(37)-C2)-methylthiotransferase MiaB, which translates to MKKVFVKSYGCQMNVYDSERMADALAVDGYEQTDSVENADLVVLNTCHIREKAAEKVYSELGRLRTLKQRRAEEGHETRVVVAGCVAQAEGEEILRRAQVVDVVVGPQAYHRLPAMVRAAQKGRVVDTDFPEDDKFAHLPKLERKRVRSRGVSAFLTIQEGCDKFCAFCVVPYTRGAEVSRPVAKVLDEARALADAGVREITLIGQNVNAYHGAGPDGREWGLGQLLHAVAEIEGVARIRYTTSHPNDMDDALIEAHRDLPQLMPYLHLPVQAGSDRILKAMNRKHTGDAYRRIIDKVRRVRPDIALSSDFIVGFPGESDADFDQTMRLVADIGFASAFSFKYSTRPGTPAADDTAQIAEAVKAERLARLQALLEEQRQAFNRGTVGKVVEVLLEKPGRHPGQLGGKSPYLQAVHLDGAGLAVGDIVPVLITAQSSNSLQGEALRGRAGETNAPGDTAAADVA; encoded by the coding sequence TTGAAAAAAGTATTCGTCAAATCCTACGGCTGCCAGATGAACGTCTACGATTCCGAGCGCATGGCCGATGCGCTCGCCGTGGACGGCTATGAGCAGACCGATTCCGTCGAGAACGCCGATCTCGTCGTGCTCAATACCTGCCATATCCGCGAGAAGGCGGCAGAGAAGGTCTATTCCGAACTCGGGCGCCTGCGCACGCTGAAACAGCGCCGCGCCGAGGAGGGGCACGAGACCAGGGTCGTCGTCGCCGGCTGCGTCGCCCAGGCCGAGGGCGAGGAGATCCTGCGCCGGGCCCAGGTCGTCGATGTCGTGGTCGGCCCGCAGGCCTATCACCGCCTGCCCGCCATGGTGCGCGCAGCGCAGAAGGGGCGCGTCGTCGATACGGATTTCCCGGAAGACGACAAATTCGCGCATCTGCCGAAGCTCGAACGCAAGCGCGTGCGCAGCCGCGGCGTCTCCGCCTTCCTCACCATCCAGGAAGGCTGCGACAAGTTCTGCGCCTTCTGCGTCGTACCGTATACGCGCGGCGCGGAGGTCTCGCGGCCCGTGGCGAAGGTGCTCGACGAGGCCCGCGCGCTCGCCGATGCGGGAGTGCGCGAGATCACGCTGATCGGCCAGAACGTCAACGCCTATCACGGCGCGGGGCCGGACGGGCGCGAATGGGGGCTCGGGCAGCTGTTGCATGCCGTGGCCGAAATCGAGGGCGTGGCGCGTATCCGCTACACGACGAGCCATCCCAACGACATGGACGATGCGCTGATCGAAGCCCATCGCGACCTGCCGCAGCTGATGCCCTATCTGCATCTTCCCGTGCAGGCCGGTTCCGACCGTATCCTCAAGGCGATGAACCGCAAGCATACGGGTGATGCCTATCGCCGCATCATCGACAAGGTGCGGCGCGTGCGTCCGGATATCGCGCTGTCTTCCGATTTCATCGTCGGCTTTCCCGGCGAGAGCGACGCGGATTTCGATCAGACGATGCGGCTCGTCGCCGATATCGGCTTCGCCTCCGCCTTCTCCTTCAAATATTCCACCCGCCCCGGCACCCCTGCGGCGGATGATACCGCGCAGATCGCGGAGGCCGTGAAGGCCGAGCGGCTGGCACGGCTGCAGGCGCTTCTGGAAGAGCAGCGCCAGGCCTTCAATCGCGGCACGGTCGGCAAGGTGGTCGAGGTGCTGCTCGAAAAGCCCGGTCGCCATCCCGGCCAGCTCGGCGGCAAATCGCCCTATCTGCAGGCGGTGCATCTCGATGGCGCGGGGCTGGCCGTCGGTGATATCGTGCCGGTGCTGATCACGGCGCAATCGAGCAATTCGCTTCAGGGCGAAGCTTTGCGCGGGCGCGCCGGAGAGACGAATGCGCCGGGAGACACGGCGGCGGCGGATGTGGCATGA
- a CDS encoding PhoH family protein — MTLTFEDNRLASLVFGHYDQNLAHMERRLDILANANGNCVVVRGSPEASEQARRVLESLYERVSHGDTVTLGDIDGAIQETVFQGTLFPAPEKGSETPGSGSFEGISTRRRGFVKARNAAQNAYLRALRKNELVFADGPAGTGKTWLAVGWAVSLLESGQVDKLIITRPAVEAGERLGFLPGDMREKVDPYLRPIYDALYDFMEARHVERSLTTGMIEIAPLAFMRGRTLTSAVVLLDEAQNTTSMQMKMFLTRLGEGSRMIINGDPSQIDLPPGQRSGLIESLRVLTGIEGIGRVTFAEGDVVRHDLVRRIVAAYDAAAASDGVTAGRVRKEDATP; from the coding sequence ATCACGCTGACTTTCGAGGATAACCGCCTCGCGAGTCTGGTTTTCGGTCATTACGACCAGAATCTCGCCCATATGGAGCGCCGGCTCGACATTCTGGCCAATGCCAACGGCAATTGCGTCGTCGTGCGCGGCAGTCCGGAAGCCTCCGAACAAGCGCGGCGGGTGCTCGAATCGCTCTATGAACGCGTCTCGCACGGCGACACCGTGACACTCGGCGATATCGACGGGGCCATTCAGGAGACCGTCTTTCAGGGTACCCTGTTTCCCGCCCCCGAAAAAGGGTCCGAGACGCCCGGCAGCGGCAGCTTCGAGGGGATCAGCACGCGTCGGCGCGGCTTCGTCAAGGCGCGCAACGCGGCGCAGAACGCCTATCTGCGCGCCCTGCGCAAGAACGAACTCGTCTTCGCGGACGGCCCGGCCGGTACCGGCAAGACCTGGCTCGCCGTGGGCTGGGCCGTGTCGCTCCTGGAGAGCGGCCAGGTCGACAAGCTGATCATCACCCGCCCCGCCGTGGAAGCCGGCGAACGCCTCGGCTTCCTGCCCGGCGACATGCGCGAGAAGGTCGATCCCTACCTGCGCCCGATCTATGACGCGCTCTATGATTTCATGGAGGCGCGCCATGTCGAGCGCAGCCTGACAACCGGCATGATCGAGATCGCGCCGCTCGCTTTCATGCGCGGGCGCACGTTGACCAGCGCGGTGGTCTTGCTGGACGAGGCACAAAACACCACCTCCATGCAGATGAAGATGTTTCTCACCCGTCTCGGCGAAGGCTCGCGCATGATCATCAACGGTGATCCGAGCCAGATCGACCTCCCGCCGGGCCAGCGCTCGGGGCTGATCGAATCGCTGCGCGTGCTGACCGGGATCGAGGGCATCGGTCGGGTCACCTTCGCCGAGGGCGACGTGGTGCGCCATGATCTGGTACGCCGGATCGTGGCCGCCTATGACGCGGCTGCAGCGAGCGACGGCGTCACCGCTGGACGGGTCAGAAAAGAGGATGCAACGCCGTGA
- a CDS encoding phosphomannomutase/phosphoglucomutase, with the protein MIPKPHAALSPNTYDYESLPLVKATGFREYDARWLFEKEINLMGVQALGAGLGTLIHEMGVRPDLVTGHDFRGYSASIKYALIAGLMAAGVRVKDVGLALSPMAYYGQFALDCPCVAMVTASHNDNGWTGVKMGANRPMTFGPEEMGRLRDIVLSGEFVLREGGAYAFVEGFAERYLDDLTQNVTIARKLKVVAACGNGTAGAFAPRALEAIGCEVIPLDCELDHTFPHYNPNPEDMKMLHALADKVRETGADVGLGFDGDGDRCGVVDNEGKEIFADKIGVMLARDLSKLYPNATFVVDVKSTGLFKDDPVLIENGVTADYWKTGHSYIKRRVNELGALAGFEKSGHFFFNDPVGRGYDDGILTAIHVAQMLDRNPQKTMAELYRAIPQTWGSPTMAPKCADEEKYAVVDRVSARFKAMHEAGEEVAGQPIRELVTVNGVRVVAEDGTWGLVRASSNKPELVVVVESPVSEERMRAMFKGVDAILRENPEVGAYNQSL; encoded by the coding sequence ATGATCCCCAAGCCGCATGCCGCTCTTTCGCCCAACACCTATGACTACGAATCCCTGCCTCTGGTGAAGGCGACCGGCTTTCGCGAATATGATGCGCGCTGGCTGTTCGAGAAAGAAATCAATCTCATGGGCGTCCAGGCGCTGGGCGCGGGGCTGGGTACGCTGATCCATGAGATGGGCGTGCGCCCCGATCTGGTCACCGGGCACGATTTCCGCGGCTATTCCGCCTCGATCAAATATGCGCTGATCGCCGGGCTGATGGCGGCGGGCGTGCGGGTCAAGGATGTCGGGCTCGCGCTCTCGCCGATGGCCTATTACGGCCAGTTCGCGCTGGATTGCCCCTGCGTGGCGATGGTTACCGCCTCGCATAACGACAATGGCTGGACCGGGGTGAAGATGGGCGCCAACCGCCCGATGACCTTCGGCCCCGAGGAGATGGGGCGGCTGCGGGACATTGTCCTGTCGGGTGAATTCGTCCTGCGCGAGGGCGGCGCCTACGCCTTCGTCGAGGGCTTTGCCGAGCGTTATCTCGATGATCTGACGCAGAACGTGACGATCGCGCGCAAGCTCAAGGTGGTGGCGGCCTGCGGCAACGGCACGGCGGGGGCCTTCGCCCCGCGCGCGCTGGAGGCGATCGGCTGCGAGGTGATCCCGCTCGATTGCGAGCTCGACCACACCTTCCCGCATTACAATCCCAACCCGGAAGACATGAAGATGCTTCACGCGCTGGCCGACAAGGTGCGCGAGACCGGGGCTGATGTCGGGCTCGGTTTCGACGGAGACGGTGATCGCTGCGGCGTGGTGGATAATGAAGGCAAGGAGATCTTCGCCGACAAGATCGGCGTCATGCTCGCGCGTGATCTCTCGAAGCTCTATCCGAACGCCACTTTCGTGGTCGATGTGAAATCCACCGGATTGTTCAAGGACGATCCGGTGCTGATCGAGAACGGCGTCACGGCGGATTACTGGAAGACGGGTCATTCCTATATCAAGCGCCGTGTCAACGAGCTCGGCGCGCTGGCCGGCTTCGAGAAATCAGGGCATTTCTTCTTCAACGATCCCGTCGGGCGCGGCTATGATGACGGCATCCTCACCGCCATCCACGTGGCGCAGATGCTTGATCGCAATCCGCAGAAGACGATGGCCGAGCTCTACCGCGCCATTCCGCAGACCTGGGGCTCACCCACCATGGCGCCGAAATGCGCCGATGAGGAGAAATACGCCGTGGTCGATCGCGTCAGCGCCCGCTTCAAGGCGATGCACGAGGCCGGAGAAGAGGTGGCCGGCCAGCCGATTCGCGAACTCGTCACGGTGAACGGCGTACGCGTCGTTGCCGAGGACGGTACCTGGGGGCTGGTGCGCGCCTCCTCCAACAAGCCGGAACTGGTCGTCGTGGTGGAAAGCCCCGTTTCGGAAGAGCGCATGCGCGCCATGTTCAAGGGCGTCGATGCGATCCTGCGCGAGAACCCGGAAGTCGGTGCCTATAACCAGTCACTGTGA